In one window of Escherichia coli DSM 30083 = JCM 1649 = ATCC 11775 DNA:
- the yobF gene encoding DUF2627 domain-containing protein, producing the protein MCGIFSKEVLSKHVDVEYRFSAEPYIGASCSNVSVLSMLCLRAKKTI; encoded by the coding sequence TCAGTAAAGAAGTCCTGAGTAAACACGTTGACGTTGAATACCGCTTCTCTGCCGAGCCTTATATTGGTGCCTCATGCAGTAATGTGTCAGTTTTATCTATGTTATGCCTGCGGGCGAAGAAAACAATCTAA
- the cspE gene encoding transcription antiterminator/RNA stability regulator CspE: MAKIKGQVKWFNESKGFGFITPADGSKDVFVHFSAIQGNGFKTLAEGQNVEFEIQDGQKGPAAVNVTAI; the protein is encoded by the coding sequence ATGGCAAAGATTAAAGGTCAGGTTAAGTGGTTCAACGAGTCTAAAGGTTTTGGCTTCATTACTCCGGCTGATGGCAGCAAAGATGTGTTCGTACACTTCTCCGCTATCCAGGGTAATGGTTTCAAAACTCTGGCTGAAGGTCAGAACGTTGAGTTCGAAATTCAGGACGGTCAGAAAGGTCCGGCAGCTGTTAACGTAACAGCTATCTGA